A portion of the Drosophila sechellia strain sech25 chromosome 2R, ASM438219v1, whole genome shotgun sequence genome contains these proteins:
- the LOC6609922 gene encoding uncharacterized protein LOC6609922: protein MVTDAQDTVAPKTSSTKEVQCQHTGALDEPQVEELALPGPAPLATPKSGRVGIFNAEDFLSRAQLNDKINNILRSPTKAPNGVRQRSVFTNNNPSPQATMRFVSSMNSPLATRMSSLSLTGGVKRGLERGNSSSSMGNSASVGTSTSVLAKECSSQTNNCGRSYMNMGMHAAPHSGFGVVPQSGAGYEAVGWNMDAGNITRSGKSLTGRFNSGYGYEVDGAYCMPQAHHTQQFPSPMPPPPFAMDRLSSRTFEFENNTPPPCPGSGPIAMSNGTIQLRLRDGVRIDMTLDKAVRVLNQRSMVAAALSRNCSNSALIHPNGRILQSGSKVEIVTYDGMKANNFVRYAKMWYKGVSFTSESCALIYLVDTAGTRTTTDTFTDLTKDYTLAVFYDDSRHGPSFVSDAHEVIANSTYNCAEDGTEVYDINGFRITQAADGLVKVGRQHSKCLIRTSPGNGSATLTTTGIHCTASLGKTSHLFVRRNEKRMHFDGSCFIVRNAGHSAGFNENNLLIVY, encoded by the exons ATGGTTACCGACGCCCAGGACACCGTTGCACCCAAGACCAGCAGCACCAAGGAGGTGCAGTGCCAGCACACCGGCGCCCTGGATGAGCCCCAGGTCGAGGAGCTGGCTCTTCCGGGTCCCGCACCCTTGGCCACGCCCAAGAGCGGCCGCGTTGGCATCTTCAATGCCGAGGACTTCTTGTCCCGCGCCCAGTTGAACGACAAGATCAACAACATCTTGCGCTCGCCCACCAAGGCTCCAAATGGTGTGCGCCAGCGTTCCGTTTTCACCAACAACAACCCATCGCCG CAAGCCACCATGCGCTTTGTGTCGTCGATGAACAGCCCATTGGCAACACGTATGAGCAGCCTTTCGCTGACTGGCGGAGTGAAGCGCGGCTTGGAgcgcggcaacagcagcagcagcatgggCAACAGCGCCAGCGTGGGCACCAGCACCTCCGTCCTGGCcaaagagtgctccagccagaCAAACAACTGCGGCCGCAGCTACATGAATATGGGCATGCACGCTGCTCCCCACTCGGGCTTCGGAGTCGTGCCGCAGTCTGGTGCCGGCTACGAGGCCGTGGGCTGGAACATGGATGCCGGCAACATAACGCGCAGCGGCAAGAGTCTCACTGGACGCTTCAACTCTGGCTATGGCTATGAGGTGGATGGAGCCTACTGCATG CCACAGGCACATCACACCCAGCAGTTCCCATCGCCAATGCCACCACCACCCTTTGCTATGGATCGCCTCAGCTCGCGCACTTTTGAGTTCGAGAACAACACACCACCACCTTGTCCAGGATCTGGACCCATTGCCATGTCCAATGGCACCATCCAGTTGCGCCTGCGCGATGGCGTTCG CATTGATATGACCCTGGACAAAGCTGTCCGTGTGCTGAACCAGCGCAGCATGGTGGCCGCCGCCCTATCGCGCAACTGCAGCAACTCTGCCCTCATCCATCCCAATGGGCGCATCTTGCAGAGCGGCTCCAAGGTGGAGATCGTCACCTACGACGGAATGAAGGCCAACAACTTTGT TCGCTATGCAAAAATGTGGTACAAGGGCGTTAGCTTCACCAGCGAGTCCTGTGCCCTCATCTATCTGGTGGACACAGCTGGCACTCGCACCACCACCGACACCTTCACCGACCTGACCAAGGACTACACCTTGGCGGTGTTCTATGA CGATTCGCGCCACGGCCCATCCTTTGTGTCCGATGCCCACGAAGTAATCGCCAACTCCACCTACAATTGCGCCGAGGACGGCACCGAGGTGTACGACATTAATGGATTCCGCATCACCCAGGCGGCCGACGGCCTGGTCAAGGTCGGCCGCCAGCACAGCAAGTGCCTGATTCGCACCAGTCCGGGCAATGGATCCGCCACCCTGACCACCACCGGCATCCACTGCACGGCTTCATTGGGCAAGACCTCGCATCTGTTCGTCCG TCGTAATGAGAAACGCATGCACTTCGACGGATCTTGTTTCATTGTTCGCAATGCTGGCCACTCGGCCGGATTCAATGAAAACAACCTGCTCATTGTCTACTAA